A region from the Zonotrichia leucophrys gambelii isolate GWCS_2022_RI chromosome Z, RI_Zleu_2.0, whole genome shotgun sequence genome encodes:
- the LOC135459740 gene encoding uncharacterized protein LOC135459740 yields the protein MGVGGTTPASAASTIPGSPAGPARPVPRAPPRSAQPPPPRALPPAPPPASPPAPEGSETPLPAPAPMLLSNSDPPPPPLPAAPPCQPRRLKPSQSLFRTMLKMPPNPRDPRSSLQSRRSQQQLSRQLLQPARFPPRVFRVVPGLPLQLGQRKRAPAAPSMEQARPDSWGQGQPACLLSRSAFSAGWGVFGQLLPLGGCHLCRPSCAPATRGRGRGRTRKRSWLACCGEQTFLDPR from the exons ATGGGAGTGGGCGGCACCACCCCGGCCAGCGCTGCGAGCAccatccctggcagccctgcGGGCCCCGCCCGGCCAGTGCCACGAGCACCTCCCAGATCCGCCCAGCCGCCGCCTCCCCGGGCGCTCCCGCCCGCACCTCCGCCAGCTTCCCCGCCTGCGCCTGAGGGCTCAGAAACACCGCTCCCTGCGCCTGCGCCGATGTTGCTAAGCAACAGCGATcctccgccgccgcccctccccgcAGCTCCGCCGTGCCAGCCCCGCCGCCTCAAACCGAGCCAGTCCCTGTTCAGGACGATGCTGAAAATGCCGCCGAACCCGCGGGACCCTCGGAGCAGCCTGCAGTCCCGCCGCTCCCAGCAGCAACTGTCGCGGCAACTTTTGCAACCAGCGCGATTTCCCCCCCGAGTGTTTCGGGttgtcccagggctgcccctgcagctgggacagagaaAGAGGGCGCCAGCCGCTCCTTCCATGGAGCAGGCACGGCCCGACAGctgggggcaggggcagcccgCCTGCCTGCTTTCAAGATCAGCATTCTCGGCGGGCTGGGGGGTGTTTGGTCAGTTGCTGCCCCTTGGAGGTTGCCATCTCTGCCGCCCCTCTTGCGCCCCAGCGACGAGGGGCAG AGGCAGAGGGCGCACCAGGAAGAGATCATGGCTTGCTTGCTGTGGGGAACAAACATTCCTAGACCCGAGATGA